The Hippocampus zosterae strain Florida chromosome 20, ASM2543408v3, whole genome shotgun sequence genome contains a region encoding:
- the tgfbr1b gene encoding TGF-beta receptor type-1b yields the protein MDTIPCLLIVLFSLTRIQENNALQCHCERCSANSSCTTDGVCFVNIRKTGNTLTTELRQCVPEKELFPRDRPFICAPSFKHDTGLYPICCTTDYCNKDPDLTVFPVPTAKTPSLGPVALAAVIAGPVCIFCLLLVLAFYVCHSHRGLGAGGAGPHHHHHHHRVPNEEDPSMDHPFITVGTTLKDLIYDMTTSGSGSGLPLLVQRTIARTIILQESIGKGRFGEVWRGKWRGEEVAVKIFSSREERSWFREAEIYQTVMLRHENILGFIAADNKDNGTWTQLWLVSDYHEHGSLFDYLNRYTVTVEGMIKLSLSTASGLAHLHMEIVGTQGKPAIAHRDLKSKNILVKKNGTCCIADLGLAVRHDSATDTIDIAPNHRVGTKRYMAPEVLDDSINMKHFESFKRADIYAMGLVFWEIASRCSMGGIHEDYQLPYYDLVQSDPSVEEMRKVVCEQKLRPNIPNRWQSCEALRVMAKIMRECWYANGAARLTALRIKKTLSQLSQQEGIKM from the exons cccTCCAGTGTCACTGCGAGCGCTGCAGTGCCAACTCGAGCTGCACAACAGATGGCGTCTGTTTCGTCAACATCCGCAAGACGGGCAACACCTTGACGACGGAGCTGCGCCAGTGCGTTCCCGAAAAAGAGCTGTTCCCGCGGGATCGACCCTTCATCTGCGCCCCATCCTTCAAGCACGACACGGGCCTTTATCCCATTTGCTGTACCACCGATTATTGCAACAAGGACCCTGACCTCACCGTTTTCCCTG TCCCTACTGCAAAGACTCCATCTCTGGGACCCGTGGCTCTTGCCGCAGTGATTGCCGGGCCGGTGTGTATCTTCTGCTTGCTGCTGGTTTTGGCATTCTACGTCTGCCACAGCCACCGGGGGCTGGGGGCCGGCGGGGCAGGgccccaccatcaccaccaccaccaccgcgtgCCCAACGAGGAGGATCCCTCCATGGACCACCCTTTTATCACCGTTGGAACGACGCTGAAGGACCTCATCTATGATATGACCACCTCAGGTTCAGGATCGG GCCTGCCTCTTCTTGTCCAGAGAACAATTGCCAGGACCATCATCCTCCAGGAAAGCATAGGGAAGGGGCGTTTTGGGGAGGTGTGGCGAGGTAAATGGCGTGGCGAGGAAGTGGCTGTGAAGATTTTCTCCTCCCGGGAGGAGCGGTCTTGGTTCCGAGAAGCTGAGATCTACCAAACCGTGATGCTGCGACATGAGAACATTTTGGGCTTCATCGCCGCAGACAACAAAG ATAATGGGACCTGGACACAACTGTGGCTGGTGTCGGACTATCATGAGCACGGCTCTCTGTTTGACTACCTGAACCGCTACACGGTCACCGTCGAAGGCATGATCAAGCTGTCTCTGTCCACCGCGAGTGGCCTGGCCCACCTCCACATGGAAATTGTTGGAACGCAAG GCAAGCCAGCGATCGCTCACCGAGACCTGAAGTCAAAGAACATTCTGGTGAAGAAGAACGGAACCTGCTGCATTGCAGATTTAGGTCTCGCTGTCCGGCATGACTCGGCCACCGATACCATTGACATCGCTCCGAATCACAGGGTGGGAACCAAAAG gtatATGGCCCCAGAAGTACTGGATGACTCCATAAACATGAAACACTTTGAATCCTTCAAGCGAGCCGACATCTACGCCATGGGATTGGTCTTCTGGGAGATTGCCAGTCGCTGCTCCATGGGAG gaatcCATGAGGACTACCAGCTACCATACTATGACCTGGTTCAGTCCGATCCATCGGTGGAGGAGATGAGGAAGGTGGTTTGCGAGCAGAAGCTTCGGCCGAACATTCCCAATCGCTGGCAGAGCTGCGAG GCGTTACGTGTCATGGCTAAGATCATGAGAGAGTGCTGGTACGCCAACGGCGCCGCCCGACTCACGGCGCTGCGGATCAAGAAGACCCTCTCCCAGCTCAGTCAACAGGAGGGAATCAAGATGTAG